The stretch of DNA TGGAACCTGGTCGAGGTCGCGGGCTCCGTCTTCCGGCAGGGCCAGCAGGGCAACGCCGGCACCAACGTGTACGCCAGGAAGAACTTCCACGCGTACACCTACCGCAACGTCGACCTGCCGCCCGCGGCCGTCCAGATCGAGAACGCCGACGGGATCGTCCTGCAGGGCAACACGGTGCAGCACACCGGCGCCGACGGGATCACCCTGGCCAACGACGTGACGGACACCCAGTTGACCGGCAACGTCACGAACGACATCGCCGGGTCCGCCGTCACCGTGGGACACCCCCAGCACGTGTACATCGGTGACCAGACCTCGACGAACAACGAGAAGTACCCGGTGAACGTCGAGGGCCTCTGCAAGAATGTCACCGTCACGGACAACTACCTCCACGACAGCGCAGTGCTGTTCCAGGGCTCCAGCGCCGTGTCGGCGTACTTCGTCGACTCCCTCTCCGTGCAGCACAACCGGATCGAGAAGTCCCCGTGGGCGGGCATCACGCTCGGCTGGGGGTGGTGGAACTTCGACGGTTCGACCAACTCCGTCAACCCCGGGAACCCGACCACCACGGCGCGGAACAACACCGTCAAGTACAACGAGATCTTCGACACGATGCAGGTGCTCGGCGACTCCGCGCCCATCTACACGCTGGGCAGCCAGCCGGGAACGGAGGTCAGCGACAACTACATCAAGGGCGTCCCGGCCGGCCACCGGTACGGCCTGCACCCCGACGAGGGCTCCGCCTTCATCAACGAGCACGACAACGTGCTCGACGTCGACCCGGGCGTGTACTTCGCCATCAACTCCGGTACCTGGGGCCGGCAGCACGACCTGACCCTCACCAACAACTACGGCACCGTCGACAAGATCGCCGGCCGGAGCATCCCGAACAGTACCGTCACGGACGTGAAGGGCTACGGGGACAACGTGTGGCCCTCGCAGGCGTACTCCATCGCTCTCAACGCGGGGCTGGAGGACGCCTACAGGGGACTTCTGCCCGCCGCCGCCGCGGCTGCGCAGGACTACGCGCTGCCCGCGAGCACGTTCGCCGGCACGGGCGTGCTGACCGTGCCTGTGCGCAGCCCCAAGGACGCGGCCAAGACGCTCTGGCTGGCTCCCGCCGGTACGACGACGTTCGCCGCCGGTCCCACCATGACCAGCGCGAGCGGTACTTCGACGAGCATCGGCGTCCCGAAGGCGGCGGGTGACTACCACCTCTACGTCGTGGACGCCCAGGGGAACGCGTCCGCCGCGTCGAACGCGCTCGTGCGGCAGCGCTGGAACCACGTCGACGACAAGGCCGCGGGGGTGACCTACTCCGGGACCTGGTCGAACTGGAACGACGCGAAGGACATGAACGGGTCCGAGAAGTACACGGGCACCGCGGGCAACTACGCCGAGTTCTCGTTCACCGGCTCGGGCGTGCGGTACCTCGGCATGACGCAGCCGAACATGGGCAAGGTGGACGTCTACCTCGACGGCACCCTGACCCGGGCGGGCCTCGACGCCTACGCCCCGACGGTGACCAAGCAGGTGCCGCTGTTCGAGAAGACGGACCTGGCCGCGGGCCCGCACACGATCAGGGTGGTGTGCACCGGGACGAAGAACACCGCGGCCTCCGCCGCCGTCTGCGCGGTGGACGCGTTCGCCGCCATCTCGTTCCCCGCGACGAACGCCAACTACAAGATGCTGAACAAGAGCAGCGCCAAGGCGGTCGACGTGTCCGGCGGATCGTTGTCCGCCGGAGCCGGCGTCATCCAGTGGAACGACTCCGGAGCCGGGAACCAGAACTGGCGCTTCGTCCCGGTGGGTGACGGCAGTTACCAGGTCGTCAGCCGCAACAGCGCCCTGGCCCTGGACGTCAGCGGTGCTTCCACGGCGGACGGCGCGGCCGTCGTCCAGGCGACCGCCGGCGGCGGCGCGGACCAGCACTGGGCACTGGTCGCCACCGGAAACGGCTACTACAAGATCAAGAACGTGAACAGCGGCAAGCTGCTCGACGTGTCCGGAGCCTCGACCTCGGCGGGCGCGCAGCTCGTCCAGACGGCGGACACCAGCACCGACAGCCAGCTGTGGAGGGTGGTCAACGTGGACTGACCCCGTCCGCGACCGACGACGCGGGGGCTCCGGCAGCGGCACCGGCACCTCCTTCCGGTCCGCCGGGCTCGCCGATCCGTCCTGGTCGTCGTTCCGCTCGCACAACCACCCGGACCGCTGCATCCGGCACTGCGACCACGGGCTGCGCATCCACCCGATCTCCACCGCGACCGGCAGGGCGGACGCCGCGTTCTCGTTCTGGTACTGAGGCCGTGCATCCTCCTGGCGTCATGCGACGCCAGGAGGGCGTCACGTGCCGGACACATCCTTGTTACCGGCGTTGGCTTTCGCCGTCTCATCTACGCGCGGATACTCGGGTCTACGCGCGGATACCGCCGCCCGTTCACCCCCAACTCCACTGTGAGGAACGGTAGATGATCGCCGTACGTAACATGCGCAGCAGCGCTGCTCTCGCCGCCTCGGCCCTGCTCGCGGCCACCGTGACCGGGCTCGCGGGCCCGGCCGCCCCCGCTGCGGCGGCCACGCCCCACCGGATCCTGTTCGACAACAGCAAGGGGGAGACGGCCGGCAACGCCGACTGGATCATCTCCACCAGCCAGCCCGACCCGCTGGCCGAGAACGCCAACCCCACCACCGAGAAGAGCTGGACGGGCGGGATCTCCGCCTGGGGCGTCGCCCTCCAGAAGACCGGGCAGTACAGCCTGAAGACGCTCCCGTCGGGCTCGACCATCAGCTACGGCACCGGCGGCACGCTGGACCTCGCGAACTTCGACACCTTCGTGATCCCCGAGCCGAACATCAGATTCAGTGCTGCCGAGAAGACCGCGATCATGAAGTTCGTCCAGAACGGCGGCGGCCTGTTCCTGATCTCGGACCACACCCAGAGCGACCGCAACAACGACGGCTGGGACTCCCCGGCGATCATCAACGACCTGCTGACCAGCAACGGCGTCAACAACACCGACCCGTTCGGCTTCTCGGTGGACCTGAAGAACATCACCACCGACAACCCCCGCGCGATCTCCGACAGCAGCAACCCGGTGCTCAACGGCGCCTTCGGCAAGGTCACCGGCAGCATCCTGCGCAACGGCACCACCTTCACCCTCAAGCCCGCCGACAATCCGGCCGTCAAGGGACTGGTCTACCGCACCGGCTACAGCGGAAGCACCGGTGCCTTCTTCGTGACCTCCGCCTTCGGCAGCGGCCGGGTGGCGGTCTGGGGCGACAGCTCGCCGGCCGACGACGGCACGGGGCAGTCCGGCAACACCCTCTACAACGGCTGGAACGACCCGGCCGGCACCGACGCCGCCCTCGCGTTGAACGCCACCGCCTGGCTCGCCAAGGCCGTCTGACCGTCCGCGCCCGACCGCCCCGGCCTCTCCGCTCCGGCGCCGCCGGGGCGGAGAGGCCAAGCACGGTGGGCCGGTGCACACCTGTCGGTCCGACGGTCGCCTCGATGGTTTGTGCGAACATACGAGGCGAGTGCCGGCTTGGCTGTGGGGCGGCAATGGTGGCCGGCCTGGCCGGCCTGGTGCACCGGATCACCGGACGAACCCGCTCCGCCACCACGTCGGCTGACCGTTCGGCCGGTGCGGCCGGGCATAGGGAGGGGGAGTACGTGAACCAGGTGCAGCTCATCTGTACGGATCTGGACGGCACGCTGCTCGACTCCCGGGGCGAGCTGAGCCCCGGGAGCATCGAGGCCGTCGAGACGGCGCGCGGTGCGGGGTTGGCCGTCGTGTGCGTCACCGGCCGACCGGTGCGCGACGCCCTGCCGCTCACCCGCAGATACGGCCTGACCGGCCCGCTGGTGTGCAGCAACGGTGCCGTGGTCGTCGACGCCGAGACCGGCGCGGTGCTGCTGCACCAGGGCTTCGACCCGGTGGAGTGCGTCTCGGTGGTCACGGAGCTGCAGGGCGCGATCCCCGGCCTGGTCATGGGGGTCGAGTCGAACGGCGGCCTCTACCTGGAGAAGGAGTTCGCCGACCTCGTCCCGTACGGCTGGCTGCACGAGCCGGTGCGCTCGGCCCGGACGGCGATCCGCGCCGACGACCCGGTGGTCAAGCTGGTGGCGGTGCACGCCGGGCTGACGGCCGAGGCGCTGCAGCGGACCATGGCCGAACTGGCCGGCGACCGGCTGGAGGTCACCCGCTCCACCGGCCGCTTCGTCGAGCTCTCCGCCCGGGGCGTGGACAAGGGCCAGGCCATGCAGTGGCTCGTCGGGCACCTGGCCGTGCCCGTCGCCCGGACCGCCGCGGTGGGCGACATGCCCAACGACCTGCCGATGCTGCGCGCGGCGGGACTCGGCGCCGCCGTGGCCAACGCCCACCCGCTGGTGCGGGAGGCCGCCCAGCTCGTCCTGCCGAGCAACGACGACGACGGTGTCGCCGCGCTGATCCACCGCTTCACCGCGGTGAGCTGACCCACCGTAAGGAGATCCCTGCCCTACCTCGCCCTCCTCGGCCGGTCCCACGTCGCCAGACTGCTCACCAGCTCGCTGGTCGGGCGGCTGCCCGGGGCGATGGCGGCCCTCGGCATCGCTCTGACGCTGCGCCACGCGGGGGGCACGCTGCGCACCGCGGCGGCCTGCGGTGCCCTCGGCGTCACCCTGGGCGCGTTGCTCCTGCTGGCCGCCAGGGCCCGGCTGGCCCCGGCGCCCGCCGCGATCTGAGGCGACCACCGGCGCGGGCCCGGTGCTGCGGCTGGGGCGTTCGGTGCTCGGCTTCTTCTCCCGCTGGTGGCAGATCGAGTCGCTGTACCGGGCCAACGCGAAGTACCGGCGCCTCGGCGCTCCCGGCTCCGCTGAGAGCCGGGAGCGCCGAGGCCCGCTGCGCCGAACCTCCGTCAGGCCGGGCCGGCCGGGGCGGGGATCAGCCGCACCGCCTCGGGGGCGTGGGCGTTGTGGCGCTCGGCCCAGGTGGTCAGGGCGCTCTGGCAGGCGTGGTCGAGGTGCCGGATGCCGGTCAGGTCCAGCTCGACCACGCGGTCGGCGGGCAGCGCCTCCAGGGTGTCCAGGAGCTTGGGCAGCCGGAGGAAGGTGGCGGTGCCCGTCAGCCGGACGCGGACGAGGCGGTCGGTCCGCTCCTCCGTCTCCACGTGCAGCCGGGAGGTCTCCCAGGCGGTCTTGAGGATCGACAGGCCCAGGCCGATCAGCACTCCCTCGAACATGTTGACCGTGACGATGGCGACGGCCGTGGCGGTGAGGACGAGGGCCTCCGAGCGGTGCTCGCGCCAGAGCGGCCCGAGCTGTTTGAACGGCAGCAGCTTGAACCCGGCGTGGACGAGCACGCCGGCAAGGGCCGCGACGGGGATGACGGCCAGGGCCGCCGGCAGCAGGGCGGCGAAGAGCAGCAGCCACAGGCCGTGCAGCACGCGGGAGGCCTTGGTCCGGGCGCCGGCCTGCACATTGGCCGCGCTGCGGACGATGACGGCGGTGAGCGGCAGGGCGCCGAGTGCGCCGCAGAGCGCGTTGCCCGCCCCCTGGGCCATCAGCTCCTTGTCGTAGTCGGTGCGCGGCCCGTCGTGGAGCCGGTCGACGGCCGCCGCGCTGAAGAGGCTCTCGGCGGAGGCGACGAGGGTGAAGGCCACGATCGTGACGATCAGGGCGGGGGTGAGGTGGTCGAGCAGGCCGGTGCCGGGCGGCTGTATCGCGTCCAGCAGGCCCTCGACCTCGACCTTCTTCACCGGGCTGCCGAGCAGCCAGGCGGCGCCGGTGGCGAGGAGCACGGCCACCAGCGCACCCGGGACCACCCGCACCTTGGCCGGCAGCCGCTGCCAGAGCAGGATCACGGCGATGGTGCCCGCGCCGATGACGAACGAGGTGCGGGCGGTGGGTGAGGAGACGAGCTGGGCCAGCAGGCCGGGCAGGCCGAGGAGCTTGCCGGTGCCGCTGGCGGGGGCCGGCCTGCCCGCCATCGCGTAGAGCTGGCCGGCGATGATGACCAGGCCGATGCCGGCCAGCATGCCCTCGACCACGGCGACGGAGATCGCGCGGAACCACCGGCCCCAGCGCAGGGCGCCGAGCAGCAGTTGGAGCAGGCCGGTCGCGGCCACGACCAGGCCGAGCGCGGGCAGTCCGAACCGCTGCACCGTCTCGGCGACCAGGACGGTCAGGCCGGCCGCCGGGCCGCTGACCTGGAGGCTGCTGCCGGGGAGCAGCCCGGTGACCAGGCCGCCGACGATGCCGGTGATCAGGCCGAGTTCGGCGGGGACGCCGGAGGCGACGGCGACGCCCACGCACAGCGGCAGGGCGACGAGGAACACGACGAGTGAAGCGGTGAGGTCGTACTTGAGAGTGGGAAAACGCATGGGAGCCCTCATCCGTGGAGGTTCGGCAGGGATGGACCGCGTGGTCACAGCGGCAGGAGGTCGTCGGTGCCGGGGCGGTGGGTGCGGACCGCTCCGGTGTGCACCGCGCGGCTGGGTGTGCAGCTTCGCCAACTGGTCCGGCACGTGGCGCTGTACGGGGCCGGCGCGGGCGCGGTCGGGTGCCGATCAGCAGCGGAACACCTGGAGGACCGCCGCTCTGGGCTGTCTGCGGGCCCAGTACGGCGCCTCGGGGGCACGGGCCGGCCGGGCGGCGGGGCCGGGGGAGGGTGCTTCGTCGGTGAGGACGGCGGTCAACTCAGGCCGACGCTCGGGGACTTCGGCGATCCGTGCCCGGGCCCAGCAGAGGCCGGGTGCGTTCTTGGGAGCCGGCGCCTCCTCGGCGAGTTTCGCCTGTGTGACGACCCGTGAGCCGGCGTCCTCCCGGAGGAGCGCGGACGCCGGCTGGGACAGCACCAGCACGCCGAGCACGGCCAGGAGGACCACGGCGACGGCGCCGACCAATCTCCTGACCGAGGACATTGCCGAGTCCTTCCTTGTTCTTGACTACCCCTTGGCACTTCTGTCGGAGATGACGACCGTGGACCGGGGCGAGTTCCGAAGGCCGGTGAACTCTTCGTGAATCACTGGTGGATGATGCCGCGTCAGCGAGCCGGGGCCAGCAGCTGGGTGGCGGCCGGTTCGGCG from Kitasatospora sp. MMS16-BH015 encodes:
- a CDS encoding RICIN domain-containing protein; the protein is MRPLIPVVRKASVALAAALSATLLTALAAPPPAVAASTATQATYYVAPGGDDANPGTITAPFKTLQHARDVVRTVDGSMTGDINVLLRGGTYPVSSTIDFTSADSGTNGHRVVYAAYPGEKPALEAGVQVTGWTQHSGNIWQATLNRDDKLRALYVNDRRAQMASKTVNSADCYGTYTVTAGQAPWAWDSGSQCDGAKYGLSDLPAVAANQDDVEIKSTSTWNTAIVGVRQITTSSDGASRVALFQEPGAAMAQGSPYAGFVAGSGSQTIMNAFEFLDQPGEFYFDKSTHTLYYDKSGSEDMTTAQVFAPNNLATLIHVAGTSTTDHARNITFSGLTIEHSDWNLVEVAGSVFRQGQQGNAGTNVYARKNFHAYTYRNVDLPPAAVQIENADGIVLQGNTVQHTGADGITLANDVTDTQLTGNVTNDIAGSAVTVGHPQHVYIGDQTSTNNEKYPVNVEGLCKNVTVTDNYLHDSAVLFQGSSAVSAYFVDSLSVQHNRIEKSPWAGITLGWGWWNFDGSTNSVNPGNPTTTARNNTVKYNEIFDTMQVLGDSAPIYTLGSQPGTEVSDNYIKGVPAGHRYGLHPDEGSAFINEHDNVLDVDPGVYFAINSGTWGRQHDLTLTNNYGTVDKIAGRSIPNSTVTDVKGYGDNVWPSQAYSIALNAGLEDAYRGLLPAAAAAAQDYALPASTFAGTGVLTVPVRSPKDAAKTLWLAPAGTTTFAAGPTMTSASGTSTSIGVPKAAGDYHLYVVDAQGNASAASNALVRQRWNHVDDKAAGVTYSGTWSNWNDAKDMNGSEKYTGTAGNYAEFSFTGSGVRYLGMTQPNMGKVDVYLDGTLTRAGLDAYAPTVTKQVPLFEKTDLAAGPHTIRVVCTGTKNTAASAAVCAVDAFAAISFPATNANYKMLNKSSAKAVDVSGGSLSAGAGVIQWNDSGAGNQNWRFVPVGDGSYQVVSRNSALALDVSGASTADGAAVVQATAGGGADQHWALVATGNGYYKIKNVNSGKLLDVSGASTSAGAQLVQTADTSTDSQLWRVVNVD
- a CDS encoding Cof-type HAD-IIB family hydrolase, encoding MNQVQLICTDLDGTLLDSRGELSPGSIEAVETARGAGLAVVCVTGRPVRDALPLTRRYGLTGPLVCSNGAVVVDAETGAVLLHQGFDPVECVSVVTELQGAIPGLVMGVESNGGLYLEKEFADLVPYGWLHEPVRSARTAIRADDPVVKLVAVHAGLTAEALQRTMAELAGDRLEVTRSTGRFVELSARGVDKGQAMQWLVGHLAVPVARTAAVGDMPNDLPMLRAAGLGAAVANAHPLVREAAQLVLPSNDDDGVAALIHRFTAVS
- a CDS encoding hydrolase yields the protein MIAVRNMRSSAALAASALLAATVTGLAGPAAPAAAATPHRILFDNSKGETAGNADWIISTSQPDPLAENANPTTEKSWTGGISAWGVALQKTGQYSLKTLPSGSTISYGTGGTLDLANFDTFVIPEPNIRFSAAEKTAIMKFVQNGGGLFLISDHTQSDRNNDGWDSPAIINDLLTSNGVNNTDPFGFSVDLKNITTDNPRAISDSSNPVLNGAFGKVTGSILRNGTTFTLKPADNPAVKGLVYRTGYSGSTGAFFVTSAFGSGRVAVWGDSSPADDGTGQSGNTLYNGWNDPAGTDAALALNATAWLAKAV
- a CDS encoding SulP family inorganic anion transporter — protein: MRFPTLKYDLTASLVVFLVALPLCVGVAVASGVPAELGLITGIVGGLVTGLLPGSSLQVSGPAAGLTVLVAETVQRFGLPALGLVVAATGLLQLLLGALRWGRWFRAISVAVVEGMLAGIGLVIIAGQLYAMAGRPAPASGTGKLLGLPGLLAQLVSSPTARTSFVIGAGTIAVILLWQRLPAKVRVVPGALVAVLLATGAAWLLGSPVKKVEVEGLLDAIQPPGTGLLDHLTPALIVTIVAFTLVASAESLFSAAAVDRLHDGPRTDYDKELMAQGAGNALCGALGALPLTAVIVRSAANVQAGARTKASRVLHGLWLLLFAALLPAALAVIPVAALAGVLVHAGFKLLPFKQLGPLWREHRSEALVLTATAVAIVTVNMFEGVLIGLGLSILKTAWETSRLHVETEERTDRLVRVRLTGTATFLRLPKLLDTLEALPADRVVELDLTGIRHLDHACQSALTTWAERHNAHAPEAVRLIPAPAGPA